A window of the Mucilaginibacter sp. cycad4 genome harbors these coding sequences:
- a CDS encoding RagB/SusD family nutrient uptake outer membrane protein yields the protein MKPLVYIKCTVVLSAFLTLLGSCKKEDNFLSTKPNQNLAVPSNLTDLVNLLNNETVFNRGADPALGEISSDDFNVADIIYPNLSLNLERNTYTWQKTLYDATFTQIPDWDNPYAIIYYSNIILEALPKIDISGQKGLADQVRGAALFYRGYSYYNLVQTFALPYDASNAGNIPGVPIRLNSDLNLRPKRSSLAECYKQIITDIQQAIPLLPVVPKVKTQPSQPAANALMARIELALGNYADALTYANACLSKNSALTNYNGLTTPSTTGLSKTYLDEDIYHSTLNNYSIFSRTFNYVPPAFIALYDVNDLRRTKFFTVLSNQTQYPRFVGSYDIRSLKYSGLATDEVYLIKAECLARTNDLTNAMSTLNTLLIKRWKPNTFIPVTAETQDEAIDKILLERRKELLFRGLRWTDLRRLNKDPKYAITLTRVIGNDTYTLPPNDPRYAMPIPDNEISLEGIIQNPR from the coding sequence ATGAAACCATTAGTTTATATCAAATGCACAGTTGTCCTTTCTGCCTTCCTCACATTGCTTGGCAGCTGTAAAAAGGAAGACAATTTCTTAAGCACAAAGCCTAACCAAAATTTGGCAGTCCCGTCAAACCTTACTGATTTGGTCAATCTTTTAAATAATGAAACGGTTTTCAACCGCGGAGCTGATCCGGCTTTAGGAGAGATATCATCCGATGATTTCAATGTAGCTGACATTATTTATCCCAACTTATCACTAAACCTTGAGCGAAATACCTATACCTGGCAGAAGACCCTTTATGATGCCACATTCACACAGATACCTGATTGGGACAACCCCTATGCAATAATTTACTACTCCAATATAATACTGGAGGCGTTACCGAAGATTGATATATCAGGACAAAAGGGATTAGCTGATCAAGTTAGAGGGGCTGCCTTGTTTTATCGAGGTTATTCCTATTATAATTTAGTACAAACATTCGCACTTCCTTATGATGCTTCAAACGCAGGCAACATTCCTGGGGTTCCTATCAGACTGAATTCAGATCTTAACCTCAGACCAAAGCGGTCGAGTTTAGCGGAATGCTATAAACAAATTATCACTGACATACAACAAGCAATACCGCTGCTTCCTGTCGTTCCCAAAGTTAAAACGCAGCCTTCACAGCCTGCAGCAAATGCCCTGATGGCCCGTATTGAACTTGCCCTCGGTAATTACGCCGATGCGTTAACCTATGCCAACGCTTGTTTAAGCAAAAACAGCGCCTTAACTAACTACAATGGCCTGACCACGCCAAGTACAACCGGTCTCAGTAAAACGTATTTGGACGAGGATATTTACCATAGCACATTGAACAACTATTCGATCTTTTCCAGGACATTTAATTATGTCCCTCCCGCTTTTATTGCCCTTTATGATGTAAATGACCTGCGAAGAACCAAGTTTTTTACAGTATTGAGCAACCAAACACAATACCCTCGATTTGTCGGCTCTTATGATATCCGCAGCTTAAAATATAGCGGTCTTGCTACCGACGAAGTATACCTCATAAAAGCTGAATGCCTGGCAAGAACCAACGACTTAACAAATGCGATGTCAACGCTTAATACTTTATTAATTAAACGCTGGAAACCCAATACTTTTATTCCTGTCACCGCAGAAACACAGGACGAAGCCATAGACAAAATTCTATTGGAACGCCGAAAAGAATTGCTTTTCAGAGGGCTCCGGTGGACTGATCTACGGCGATTGAACAAAGATCCCAAGTATGCAATAACGTTGACTCGAGTCATTGGAAACGACACTTACACCTTACCGCCTAATGATCCCCGTTACGCGATGCCGATTCCCGACAATGAAATATCACTTGAAGGTATTATTCAAAACCCTCGATAA
- a CDS encoding SusC/RagA family TonB-linked outer membrane protein, with protein sequence MKKTIIFMVMAALCHIFQAHSQTNYLIKGRVIDSTTNAPLPGATIRIKSTAQLFHTDKNGAFAISSPNATGKLSVSYTGYNPDEIEFYSSKDSIIIKLRFNINNIKEVGVVSTGYQTISKDRATGSFAVVNNELLNRRTGPDILSKLEGVVPGLLFNRNTAVNANGTADINIRGHSTLLSNDQPLIVIDGFPYQGDLNNINPNDIENITVLKDAAAASIWGVRSGNGVIVLTTKKGKENQKLRIEINANATFSKKPDLHYDPNFLNSSDYIDIEKLLFDQGYFDSQISDPSQVISPVVQILAKQRSGEISNDVANSFVNGLRTVDSRDGLGKYFYKRSVNQQYNLNIRGGGLKNDYYVSVGEDHLNPNLTGNTNNRFTLNSSFNFYPTKNLTISVGSKYTISNQHSNSQLNNIGVRGNMGNHIYPYTQFEDANGNPVSTTKNYNSDFIASAQQAGYLNWNYVPLDEQRLSDNAISSRDNLLNFGANYKIIKGLSADVKYQFENANSQNSIYYSSDSYYARNLINEYSQINPNGTTTYPIPVGGILQKSDAFLNAYQARAQLNYNNLFHNDHEITAIVGAELNSTINKSNSSTAYGYNKDTESNTSKIDFADLYNLNPDLGTAQIPNNQNFSKTTDHFISYFGNASYGYKRRYIISLSGRIDKSNLFGVATNDKAVPLFSTGLAWDISKELFYHLNWLPDLKIRTTYGYNANINKSATAVTTLLQLSNSYFNGLPYNEIANPGNPELRWEKDRMINLGVDFSSKNNIISGTFDYFLKRSTDLFGPSPLPPSTGVTSFFGNTASTAGHGFELVLNSQNISLPDFTWSTNFLLSYVIDKVRNYSGEYTTIDYLRAGAESITPINGSPSFGIYSFKSGPLTHDTGDPQGYVEGQASTDYTNIIGKTTVSDLYYNGPSRPTTFGSLRNNFRYKSWSLSANIIFKLNYYFRRTSTSISYAGIVYGGWDADYARRWQKPGDENQTSVPSIQLPPANTDRETFYDYSQALVDKGDHLRLQDIRLSYDMKFSRTSKFKINHLNLFAYLNNVGILWRANKDHLDPDLFTGSLPAPLTISFGFNTSF encoded by the coding sequence ATGAAAAAAACTATAATATTTATGGTAATGGCCGCGCTTTGCCATATTTTCCAAGCGCACTCGCAAACTAACTACCTTATTAAAGGACGGGTTATCGACTCCACCACCAATGCTCCGCTACCAGGTGCAACGATCAGGATCAAATCTACAGCCCAGTTGTTCCACACCGATAAAAACGGCGCTTTCGCAATCTCATCCCCAAATGCAACAGGAAAACTCTCGGTTAGCTACACTGGCTACAATCCGGATGAAATTGAATTCTACAGCTCTAAAGACAGTATAATCATTAAGCTTAGATTCAATATTAATAATATTAAAGAAGTTGGCGTTGTATCGACAGGTTATCAGACCATTTCAAAGGACAGGGCAACAGGATCCTTCGCGGTAGTTAATAATGAACTGCTTAACAGAAGAACCGGCCCGGATATCCTAAGTAAACTGGAAGGTGTTGTTCCTGGGTTACTGTTTAACCGAAACACCGCAGTTAACGCCAACGGCACAGCTGATATTAACATCCGCGGACATAGCACGTTGCTATCCAATGATCAACCTTTGATTGTTATCGATGGATTCCCTTATCAGGGTGATTTAAACAACATCAATCCAAACGACATTGAGAACATCACTGTGTTGAAAGATGCGGCGGCTGCTTCGATCTGGGGTGTACGCTCCGGTAATGGCGTGATTGTGCTTACCACCAAAAAAGGTAAAGAAAACCAGAAATTAAGAATTGAAATAAACGCGAACGCTACTTTTTCAAAAAAGCCTGACCTACACTACGATCCCAATTTTTTGAATTCAAGCGACTATATAGACATTGAAAAACTGCTCTTTGATCAAGGCTACTTCGACTCCCAGATCAGCGACCCTTCCCAGGTTATTTCACCGGTAGTGCAAATCCTTGCCAAACAGCGTTCAGGTGAAATCAGCAACGATGTGGCAAATTCGTTCGTAAACGGCCTAAGAACTGTCGATTCGAGGGATGGACTGGGTAAATATTTTTACAAAAGGTCTGTTAACCAGCAATACAATTTAAATATCAGGGGTGGCGGTCTTAAGAACGACTATTATGTTTCTGTTGGCGAAGATCACCTTAACCCTAATTTAACCGGAAACACAAATAACAGGTTTACCCTCAATTCGAGCTTTAATTTTTATCCTACAAAGAACCTTACGATCAGTGTTGGTTCCAAATACACCATTTCGAATCAACACAGCAATAGCCAGCTAAACAATATTGGCGTGAGGGGCAACATGGGCAATCATATTTATCCCTACACCCAATTCGAAGATGCTAACGGAAATCCGGTTTCAACAACAAAAAACTACAATTCCGATTTTATCGCCTCCGCCCAGCAGGCCGGTTACCTGAACTGGAATTATGTTCCTCTTGACGAGCAACGCCTTTCTGATAACGCAATTTCTTCCAGGGACAACTTATTGAACTTTGGTGCCAATTACAAAATAATTAAAGGCCTTAGCGCAGACGTAAAATATCAATTCGAAAACGCTAATTCGCAGAATTCAATTTATTACAGTTCTGATAGCTATTATGCAAGGAACCTGATTAATGAGTATTCGCAAATTAACCCGAACGGAACAACTACTTACCCAATTCCCGTTGGTGGCATCTTGCAAAAATCTGATGCGTTTCTGAACGCGTACCAGGCGCGGGCGCAATTGAACTACAACAATTTATTCCATAATGACCATGAAATAACGGCTATAGTTGGGGCTGAATTGAACAGCACCATAAATAAAAGTAATTCTTCAACCGCTTACGGTTATAACAAGGATACCGAATCGAATACGTCTAAGATTGATTTCGCAGACCTTTATAATTTAAATCCCGATCTGGGAACTGCCCAAATACCGAATAACCAGAATTTTTCGAAAACAACCGACCATTTCATATCTTACTTTGGCAACGCTTCGTATGGCTATAAACGGAGATATATCATATCATTAAGTGGCCGGATTGATAAATCGAATCTGTTCGGGGTAGCAACGAACGATAAAGCTGTTCCGTTATTTTCTACGGGGCTGGCATGGGATATAAGCAAAGAACTATTTTATCACCTCAACTGGCTACCTGATCTTAAGATCAGAACGACTTACGGTTATAATGCCAATATCAACAAGTCGGCTACTGCAGTTACCACATTATTACAGCTCAGCAATTCGTATTTCAACGGACTTCCCTACAATGAGATCGCGAATCCCGGCAACCCGGAGTTGCGTTGGGAAAAAGATCGTATGATCAATCTTGGAGTTGATTTTTCATCGAAAAATAATATTATTTCCGGCACTTTCGATTATTTCCTCAAACGAAGCACCGACTTGTTTGGCCCGTCTCCGCTTCCTCCGTCAACCGGCGTTACGAGTTTCTTTGGCAACACTGCAAGTACAGCCGGGCACGGATTTGAACTGGTCCTGAACTCCCAGAATATTAGCCTCCCGGATTTTACCTGGTCTACCAACTTCCTTTTAAGCTACGTTATCGACAAGGTAAGGAACTATTCAGGTGAATATACTACTATAGATTACCTGAGGGCGGGCGCAGAATCGATCACGCCAATCAACGGTTCGCCGTCTTTTGGAATTTACAGTTTTAAGTCAGGTCCATTAACACACGACACAGGCGATCCGCAGGGCTATGTTGAAGGTCAGGCAAGCACCGATTACACCAACATTATTGGCAAAACTACCGTTTCTGATCTATACTATAACGGGCCATCACGACCGACTACTTTTGGTTCACTCCGAAACAATTTCAGGTACAAGAGCTGGTCACTTTCAGCTAACATCATTTTCAAGCTAAATTATTATTTCAGGCGTACGTCTACCTCGATATCTTATGCGGGTATTGTTTATGGCGGGTGGGACGCTGATTATGCCAGGCGATGGCAAAAGCCAGGCGACGAAAATCAAACTTCGGTTCCATCAATACAACTCCCTCCAGCAAACACCGACCGGGAAACTTTCTATGATTATTCCCAGGCACTGGTTGATAAGGGCGATCACCTGAGGCTTCAGGATATCCGGCTTTCCTACGATATGAAATTTAGCAGGACAAGTAAGTTTAAGATAAACCACCTGAACCTTTTTGCTTACCTGAATAATGTGGGCATACTCTGGAGGGCAAATAAGGACCATCTCGATCCTGATCTGTTTACAGGATCATTACCGGCACCACTTACCATTTCTTTCGGATTTAACACCAGCTTCTAA